In Lepidochelys kempii isolate rLepKem1 chromosome 10, rLepKem1.hap2, whole genome shotgun sequence, a single window of DNA contains:
- the PDAP1 gene encoding 28 kDa heat- and acid-stable phosphoprotein, with product MPKGGRKGGHKGRARQYTSPEEIDAQLQAEKQKAREEEEQEEGGEGAIGDPKKEKKSLDSDESDEDDEDYQQKRKGVEGLIDIENPNRVVQTAKKVTQLDLDGPKELSRREREEIEKQKAKERYMKMHLAGKTEQAKADLARLAIIRKQREEAAKKKEEERKAKDDASVAGKRLQSLSLNK from the exons GTAGAAAAGGAGGCCACAAAGGCCGAGCAAGACAGTACACAAGCCCTGAAGAGATTGATGCACAGCTCCAAGCAGAAAAACAAAAGGCCAGG gaagaggaggagcaagaagaagggggagaaggggcaataGGAGACcccaaaaaagagaagaaatccttagattcagacgagagtgatgaggatgACGAGGACTATCAG CAAAAGCGCAAAGGCGTGGAAGGGTTGATAGACATAGAGAATCCCAATCGAGTTGTTCAGACAGCCAAAAAAGTAACTCAGCTGGATCTGGATGGACCCAAGGAGCTGTCGCGGAGAGAGCG AGAAGAAATAGAGAAGCAGAAAGCAAAAGAAAGATACATGAAAATGCACCTAgctggtaaaacagaacaggcaaAGGCAGATCTCGCTCGACTAGCCATCATCCGGAAACAGAGGGAAGAAGCTGccaaaaagaaagaggaggaaagaaaag CAAAAGATGACGCGTCTGTGGCAGGCAAAAGACTGCAATCACTATCCCTTAACAAATAA